AGAGACCCTAGCTGATCTACTGGGAAAGATTGGGGCAAGTTATGACCCAAAGATACGCAAATCTACCACACCAAAAGCCGAAAATATTCCTAAGCCATCCAAGAAAAGAAAAGCCTCATCCCAAAAACCTACTGGCTCTTCAGTTCCTAGGGGTAGAGCTACAAGAAGCAGAGTAAAACAAAGTGAAGCTTATCTACAAAAGGctttagaagaaagcaagaaaaagaaaatggacaAAGTAAAGGGAAAGATTGCAGAATCCTCAGTGGCTGTTGAGGAAGAGGAGATGGAGCTGGTCCATCAGGAAAGGGGTACATCAGTGAAGGTTCCTACACCCACGCCTAAGAAACCCAAGACTTCCTCCACGAAGTCGTCCTCTGTGCCTGTAGCTGCTGAACCCtcactagccaagaggacaagatctaCAGTGAAAGTTAAACAAGCAAAAGTTTTAGATGATGAAGAGTGGagtggagtggagaagaagaagaagaagaggaggaggaggaggaatctGAGAAGGAACGGGACAAGTTTGTCATCTTTGACAGGAGAAAAACTTTGAAAGGTAGATTGTTgaaggacctggtggaaccagggatGATGAGGTTGGTTGACTCTTTAACTGCTCAAGGTTgaaaggacatggtccttcagatggatgggagACTAGCCAGAAATGAACTAATTGAGTTCATGGCTAATGTTGTTGTTAAGGGTAGGGTTGTCAGTAGATTGGTGAAGGGAGTCCCAGTGCAATTTGATGCTGTGAAACTGGGAGAAATTCTGGATATACCCTCTaaagggtttgatgactacacTAGGCAAAGGTGTTCATGCCTGGACTCCCTACCTACTGCTCTTGAGATCACCAAGAGGTTCTGTGATTTAGAGGATGTGAATGAAGCTAGGgctgtgcagaaaagtgagatgaggcctAAGAACAAGGTTgtgtttgagtttgtcaacaagtgcctactgcccGGATAAGAGAGAAGCTATACTACAAACTACATGGACctggttcttatggagtgccttgaGAGAGGAAATCAAATCAACTGGCCTGCCCTCATTATCAAATTACTAGACAGGGTCATCAATGGCTACAAGGCTCATGCTACTCCATATGGCTTCAGACTGACCACGGTTCTAGACAGGCTAAACGTGCCTTTGAATAAA
This sequence is a window from Nicotiana sylvestris chromosome 3, ASM39365v2, whole genome shotgun sequence. Protein-coding genes within it:
- the LOC138888143 gene encoding protein WVD2-like 4, with product MKSGGSGSGEAAEGLVHLSKKRDKPISSTKETLADLLGKIGASYDPKIRKSTTPKAENIPKPSKKRKASSQKPTGSSVPRGRATRSRVKQSEAYLQKALEESKKKKMDKVKGKIAESSVAVEEEEMELVHQERGTSVKVPTPTPKKPKTSSTKSSSVPVAAEPSLAKRTRSTVKVKQAKVLDDEEWSGVEKKKKKRRRRRNLRRNGTSLSSLTGEKL